TGGTGACGTGCTCGGGCGTCGAACGCGGTCGCCACACCGCGCGGACCCGGAGCACACAGCGCTCCTCATCGATCGGTTCGAAGGTCACGATGCCCGCGTGCTCCGGCTCGCCCGCCACGGACTGCCATCGCAGCTCACGCGCGGGATGCCTGCTGTGCACCCGGATATCCCACGTCGCCTGATCCGCCGCACCGAACGAGACCTGCCAGCGGCTCCGATCGGCGTCGAGGGAGACTGCCTCGTCGACTTCCGGCAGGAGCTTCGCCAGTCGCTCCGGCGCTGCCCACCAGCGATATGCGGTCGCGGCGGGCACCGGGACGTTCACCGACCTGTCGATGATGGCCACTGCTGCTCCTCTCCCTCGATGGGTGAGACTCCTGCGAGGACCGGTCCTGGTTCGGGTGCGGCGGCCCTGGCACGAGTCACCTGCTTGCGCTCGGTGATACCCGAGATCATCTCGTGATAACACCATTGTCCGACCCCGTCCCGGATCACCCAACGCCGGTCGCATGGATCAGGAGCGGGCCCTGGCCGTCTGGCGTCGATTGGCGCGCTCGATGGCGGACACCAGCTCTGGCTTGGTCATGGTCGACCGGCCGGGGATATCGAGCTTGCGGGCGACCTGGTAGAGGTGCTCGCGGCTGGCCTTGGCATCGACGCCCTGCGCGCTGCCCCGGGATCCGCCTCGCTTACCGGGTCGGGGCGAGCGGGCCGCCCGTGCGTCCGATGGCCCCTTGCTCGGCTTGGGCTCCCAGTGGTCGCCGACCTTCTCGTAGGAGTGCTTCACCGCTGCGATGGCGGTCTGCTGGGCTCGTCTGCCCTCGCCGTAGGTCTTCAGGGCGGAATCATGGGCCTTCACCCAGGTGCGCCGAGCCTTGGGCTCCGAGCGGCGCAACGTGCTGGGCAGACTCTTCTCTCCTGGCATCGGTTTCACCTTCCTCGGGTTCATGGGCTACCTGGCAGGGTTTCCGAGCCGGGGATCACTCAAACGTGGCGGCGCGCCGAACTTGATCAAGGATTCGGGATGGCGCTCGCGAGCAGGTACGGGCCGGGTGGACGGCGCCACCACCGGGGTGGGCCGCCGCGCTCAGGTGTACCGCGCCTGCCATCGGGTATTCGGGGATCTCGATCGCAGGAGGCGTAATGCTCGGGATGCCCGGCTCAGTGATCACCACAACCCGACCGGTGCTGCTCGAACAGGCGGCGCGTGAGCATCTGAGAGTCCACAGCCCGATCGACGGTGCGCTGGTCGGGTTGATCCGGATCAGCGATGAGACGGAGATCATCGACGCCGTGCGCACGGCGCGAGCGACGCTGCCTGCATGGTCGGGCACTTCGGCGACGGACCGCGGGCGGCGGATCCGGGCGGCCGCCTCGGCAGTGCGCGGCGTGATCGACGAACTCGCCGCATTGCAGCACGCCGAGACCGGACGTCCGGTGACTTACGCCAGGGCCGGGGTGCTCGCCGGGGTGGAGATCCTGGAGCGCTATGCCGAGCTGGGGCCGGTCCATCGGGGACGCAGCGTGCTGGGGAAGCAGGCTGCGGTGGATCTGACGGTTCCGGAGCCGCTCGGTGTGGTGGCCGTGTTGACCTCGTGGAACGACCCGGTCGCGGTGTCCTGCGGGCTGCTCGGCGCGGCCCTGGCCACCGGCAACACCGTGGTCTTCAAACCGAGTGAGCGCACCGCGCACCTGGGCCTGCGACTGGCTGAGGTGGTGGCCTCGGCACTGCCGACCGGGGTGCTGGGCGTGTTGTCCGGCGATGGACGCACCGGCGCCCGGTTGACCGCCGAGCCCGGTATCGACCTGATCGCCCATGTCGGCTCGGCCGAGACCGGCCGCGACATCGCCGAGGTGGCTGCCAGGGCCGGAACCGCCGTGCTGCTGGAGAACGGCGGCAACGACGCGCTGATCGTCGACGAGGGAGTCGACATCGGCTGGGCCGCCGAGCAGACGGCCCGCGCCGCCTTCGCGGAGACCGGCCAACGCCGAGCCTCCGTGGAACGTGTCTACGTCCACCGTGCGGTGGCGGCGGTCTTCCAACACCGGCTGGCCGCCGAGGCCGACCGGCTGGCCGCCGGTTCGGGCCGATTCGCCGAGACCTGGCCCAGCGATGACGAGCTGGGCCCGCTCGTCGATCGGCACAGTCGCGAACGGGTGCACGACCAGGTCAGCGAGGCGGTCGCACAGGGCGCCTGGGCACTCGCGGGCGGCCGGATTCCCCGCGGCCCCGGCGCCTACTACCCGGCGACGGTGTTGGCGGACTGCACCCCGCAGATGCGGGTGATGCGCGAGGAGACCTGCGGGCCGGTCGCGGCGCTGCGGGTCGTCGAGGACTTCGACCAGGCGTTGACCGAGGCGGCCCAGGATCGACACGGTCGGGCGGCCACGGTGCTCACCGCCTCGATGAGCCGGGCACAGCGGGCCTGGCGGGAGCTTCCGGTGGGGACGGTGCGGGTCAACTCGGTCGCCGGAGCGGGGCCGGGAAGCGACGTCCGACCCCGGCGTGGTTTCGGTACCGGCCTGAGCTTCGCCTTCGGTCCGGAACTACTGGATGAGATGACGGCGATGAAGGTGGTGCATCTAGGGCTGGCAGTGCCAGGAGAGCGTCCGATCAAGCGGGTTGTGACGGCGATGTACGGCGGCGAGGAGGAGCACGATGCATGACTTTGGGAGCGAGACCGTTCGGTCCGGTGGCCCGCTCGTCGTCGAGCACGGCCCGCCCGGAGGTCCTGCGGTGCTGGTGCTCGATCCTGCGGGGGAGGCCAGTCACGGCGGTCTGCCGGGCACCTGGCGGTCCCTGGCCGAGCGGGTGCGGGTGATGTGGTGCAGGCTGCCCGCGACCGAGGCCGGGGTGGAGTCC
This Actinoalloteichus hymeniacidonis DNA region includes the following protein-coding sequences:
- a CDS encoding SRPBCC family protein — translated: MAIIDRSVNVPVPAATAYRWWAAPERLAKLLPEVDEAVSLDADRSRWQVSFGAADQATWDIRVHSRHPARELRWQSVAGEPEHAGIVTFEPIDEERCVLRVRAVWRPRSTPEHVTRFLGIVDHWAQAALAESARRLAEQAAGGSIDRHSGGEPEPVWPTENDVPTARPAEHALPRIESPAEAMPGTPGTPLGPTPPFTDPRYRPGN
- a CDS encoding aldehyde dehydrogenase family protein, translated to MPGSVITTTRPVLLEQAAREHLRVHSPIDGALVGLIRISDETEIIDAVRTARATLPAWSGTSATDRGRRIRAAASAVRGVIDELAALQHAETGRPVTYARAGVLAGVEILERYAELGPVHRGRSVLGKQAAVDLTVPEPLGVVAVLTSWNDPVAVSCGLLGAALATGNTVVFKPSERTAHLGLRLAEVVASALPTGVLGVLSGDGRTGARLTAEPGIDLIAHVGSAETGRDIAEVAARAGTAVLLENGGNDALIVDEGVDIGWAAEQTARAAFAETGQRRASVERVYVHRAVAAVFQHRLAAEADRLAAGSGRFAETWPSDDELGPLVDRHSRERVHDQVSEAVAQGAWALAGGRIPRGPGAYYPATVLADCTPQMRVMREETCGPVAALRVVEDFDQALTEAAQDRHGRAATVLTASMSRAQRAWRELPVGTVRVNSVAGAGPGSDVRPRRGFGTGLSFAFGPELLDEMTAMKVVHLGLAVPGERPIKRVVTAMYGGEEEHDA
- a CDS encoding ChaB family protein, with the translated sequence MPGEKSLPSTLRRSEPKARRTWVKAHDSALKTYGEGRRAQQTAIAAVKHSYEKVGDHWEPKPSKGPSDARAARSPRPGKRGGSRGSAQGVDAKASREHLYQVARKLDIPGRSTMTKPELVSAIERANRRQTARARS